One Psilocybe cubensis strain MGC-MH-2018 chromosome 9, whole genome shotgun sequence genomic window, CTGGCTGATCGCAATCCATGACGCAAGGGCTGCAATGTATATCAACTTCATGGTGTTGTCGTTGTACTTTGGTTGGTTCCCGAAAGGCTGCTCAGATGCGCGATTACGTTCGGATCGAAAATAATTCTCTGCTTTATTGTTGGAGCGCCTGTTCAGTGTTTGCATGGACAGCCACACATTCTTCCGCATTAACTGATATCTTCTAAACACAATCTAGATCGTTGATTTGATCCATCTGCCTCGCCTACCTATTAACTTGCACTAACTTGACTAATTTGGCTATGATGGAGGTACACAACTCGACACTAAACCACTAAAGACCTGTCTTACGCTCTAGTGAATGCCAAGAAGTGCTAGCTACCAGGGCGTTCCCCATTATTGCTTCCATGCGCACGCCAAATAAAACCTGTTTCCCTTTAGCTTCTACCATCGCTGCACTTTGACGTTGACCTGACGTTATGGTATGCCACTCACTTTGCACCGTTCATTGTCAGGTTGATAAGCTCGTGGAGATACATGATGGCGTGTGTCTAAGGTTTACTGGAGTCCTCGAACCACTGGTCTATATTCCATTCGCGTTTCTCGCACATTATCAGCTCTATGAGAAGCGGGTCCTGTTTTTACTTCACATGATTTTCAGAAAACTAGTTATGAGTTAATAGTGAGAGTATGAGTTTTTAAGAGAAGCCTAGGATACAGAGTGCCTAATACCCGTTGGACGACGTTGGACGAATAGAGTGCCACAATTTACACCAAATTAGTGTGAATCTATAAAAACTTACTATTGCGGAAGTAAACCAACAACTGGGTTTGAAGGGGGGTAAATTTTCGCTGTAGCTAAAATGCAGgagatagaaaaaaaatcttGATCCACTGTCACCGTTACATTGCATAAACTATGCATACTTCTAAACCAGATATGTCCGAGTAATCAAGCATCTTGCATGCGACTTTAGTGGGTCTCATGAGTGTGCGCCACACCGATCGCAAAGTCACTAGCTTCAAAATCATTAAGTTTTCTTTACGGATGAGGGTTGTAAGCATCATACCTCATTATCTCTTGGGGACGCAAATACGGAACTTGCGGGTCAGCGGCTTCTCTGAGGTTCACAAGCATACGACTCGCAAAAACAGACGACATGGCAATTGAAAATCCAATTGGCGCCTCCACCATACCAAGCTATATATTGGATTTATCAATTACGTTGCAGGAGACAGTAGATATGACGTACAGGCGCCTTAGCCCACCATACGATACACAGTATGTAGGTGACAGAGATTATATTGCCGCGGGTATTTATTCAAAACAGATTGGCAATGTTTTACGATGAATACTGACATGAAGAAATAAAACACGGAGTCACGGATGAGAATTGACATCAAAGATCGGCTGCGGCGGAGGAAAGATCCAGTCGACTTCATAGTCCGAAGGGCAATGTTAAGAGCCATAACGCAAAGAAGGCTCTCGAACGAGAGTGCAGGGATCCAGAACCGAGAAAACCTATGGTTTGACGTTCTAGTGACGCAAAAGGTCCCTTCCAAAACATTGACAGCACTCGCTGAGGGACTATCAGAGAATATTCTATAGCTACGATTTTCATCTGCAGGCTTACTGGGAGGGATACCTTCCGTAATGATCCATGCACCTAGTGAGGATATAACCAAAAATAACATCGCCATTGGAACCAATATCCTTCTTTGCAATGAATATAAAGCATATATTCGCATCTGCAAGATCACTTAAAACCTGGTCAGCACTGAGTATTGAAGCAATTACACGATAAAAATATACCCTGAGTGATCATGACTCCTATCAATCCACTCCAGTACTCCCAACGTATAAACCTTGTGCCTGATAGTATAGTTATTAGATTTCAGGTACACCGGAATGATGTTGGATAAGATACTTACAACTATGAAACACAGGCTACAAGTAAGATCTATGAAACGAGTCGAGTTCAAAAATTCATACCCACAACTTTACGGCcaattaaattgacaatgtAGGGAAGAATAAACGAAAAACTTACTGCATCAGTGACACGCAGCGAGAAAAATCCTGTCCCAGACCTTCAGGCAACACAATACAAAGTCCCGAAAGCTAATACCATACCGTAGAGTCCGACTCTTCGGTTTGAATTAGGGTTAGTACATGATTTCGTTCAGCTATTTGCAGATCACCAACATGAAGGTAGCCAACGTATAGTAACGGTTCTGACAGGGTATGCAGATGAGAGCCAAACGGATTAGGTGGAACGCAATGGACAGACCAATAGGTAGAGAACCTTGATTGAAGTCCATTTGCTTTTCTGCAGCGTCACGAGAATGAGAAAATCTGGAATCATTCACTTAGCGCAAACAACACACCCATATCTGCTCGACCTTTGAAAAGAAATTGTGATTGCACCGTTATCGATTAATTGGTTGTAAGATATATTGGACTCATACTTCGTTTCCAAAGGTCAGCACTAGAAATCTTTCCGTTAATGTCAACAGTCCAAGTTTAGACATTGAGCATACCATATTCATAGAAGAATATTGCGTTTGCTGCGACTTTATGCAACCGCGGGAAACGCAACTGATGAGTTTAAAATCATACTTGAAATTCAAGTTGTCGCCTACGACGAGTGTATTGCAAGACCTTGATAATTCGTAGGTCCTCAACAACAAAATCTGGTACTGTTACACTCGCGGACACCAGCGCGACCGAGGCCATACCTATATAGAAAATGTGGCAAATGAACTGAGGGAGCGTAAGGGATGAACCTTGCAGAGGTGCGCACGAACTATAAGTACCGCCGATGCAATTAAGATTACCCCGGACCTTCAGTTCTCTTCCTGTAGTCTACGAGAAATGAGGCTAAGAATGGATAACCTGATGGACGTTGACGGATGATCAGGATAAGACGTTAAATACTTGGGTGCAAATAGCACGAGACCATATACACAGCGCGACTAGAAAGGCGATTGTAAACAGCAACGCGGATGAACTGTCCATCTACTGGGTCCAAAAAAAGCGTGATACTTGTAAGAATAGCCTGCAGGGCCCAGCGCCCAGGGGAGGTAGGATCGTAGGAGAAGTTGGTAAATGTGATTTCTGCTGGCATGGCCGTACAGGTCATTCAACGTTAGGAAGCGATCCAACGAAGGGTTTTGGCTGTGGCAGATGAACAAGGGTCTTCGATGAAGTTGGAAGAGAGCATGGACGTCTTTTAAAAATTGGAACAAGTACAGGGGATCTTTTCCTATTGATGAGTTTGTTAATAACTTATTGTGGTCGATATATGCCCGGAGATAGATTATGTACCAAACAACGTTGGCAAGCATTCGGCATACGTGCTGCAAAATCTGAAGGGCATACACGGCTTCTCACAACTATTTTCAGCACCTGTTTTGAAAAGGGACTTACCTTGCACCGTTCTGCAGTTCCCGATCGTAACTCCAGGGGATTAGACTTGGAAGCGACCTCTTCAATGTATCACAGTATTTTCAAAAGTACCCCATGTAAGCCTTTACGCAATCACAATCATTCCTTCTATGCTTTTATGCAACGAAGATCCATCAAGATGTTGACCACTATTTGTTGTGGTGTGGTTCTGAATTTGAAAGAGTGACCTTGCGATTGTTCAACGGTTTCGTCTCCTTTTGGATCGTTGAGAACGGTAGGTGGTGAAAATTCCTCAAAGCCGAACTGTATGCATGGTGACCATATACCGTCGGCGTTGACGTCGAAGTGTAGCCCAGGGGTccagcgcattgcaaacttAGTTGTGAATGTCAGGAGAGGAACAGTCTCGGCTCCCCGATCAGTCGGATGCTGTCGGATGATGGCTTCCGGCAACGCTCGGCCGTTAAATTGGACTAGTGTCAATGTCGGCCGAAACCTTACTTTGCAAGCGCCGCGGCTTGACACCGTTCACCGTTACCAGTGTTTCCTCCCGCGATACGTATGTTGATGATGGTATACATTGTCTCTAACCTAATAGTATACATCTATAGCGGCAGCGGAACGTAGATTGAACAAAATTCGACTTGTAAGTACCGATGATACAGTAATGGAAAAACCAATGGGCGCCTCGACAATCGGTAGCTTTGCGGaagtcaaaaatcaaacaagAGTCATATCCTGAAAACAATATTGCCTACCGGAGAGTACGCCCACCATGCTATGCACAGTATGTATGTGGCTGATATACTGAAATCCAGGAACTTTAGTAAAGCGGATCGTGGATATTTTGTAAAAAAATACTGACATGAAGAAATAGGCTATAGAATCACGAATCAAAACTTGCATCAGGGTATGACTTCGCCAAAGATAATCTCCTCTCGATTCGAAGGATTTTGATGCAGCATATATGGCCATTCCTGAGAGTAGAGTTTCGAACAAGAGCGCTGGTATCCAGAACCGCGAAAAATTGTGGTTGGTGTTAGATGGAATGCAATATATGCCTTGCGGAATTTTTACTGCGTTTACTTCTACACCACAAACTGAGTAATGTCGCCGAGAACCGACATGATGATGCGTACCAGCTGGGATTCCCATTGTAATAATCCATGCACCGAACGCAGAACACACAAGAAAGCAGGAAATCATCATTATAAGAATTCTCTTGTTCAGCGAATATAATGCATAGACTCTGGTTTGTAAAATGACTAACCATTTATCAGCGTGGATAACTTTCATATGCATACTCGGAACGTTACCTTGAGTCATTACAATGTATATCAGCCCGCTCCAAAACTCCCAGGCGACATATAATCTACCTGAAGATCAAGTTAGACCTCTACATGCATGATTTAATTTGAATGAACCGACAACTATGAGAGAGCGGAAAATTTTATCAGATTATATAGCAAAAAGAATGGATAGCCCTTACAACTACATTCACGGAGTGATAGAATTAGTATTTTAGCAGACATCGGTCAGGTAATACAACGTACTGAATCGGTTATGTGACTAGAAGAAAACCACGCTGTTAAGCACGTCAGAGCTGTATCAAGCATCATAATGGATGAATCATACTGTGAAGTCCAAATCTAAAAGACCAAGGCATCAGTACTTCAGTTTCAAGAGTTCTTGATGAATCGATGTGTCACTGATACTTACGCAAATGTGGCAAAAGTGTAGTATCTGTTCTGCGGTTAAGTAACTTTTATAAGACTATATAAAACACTTTGGCGACAATTATGCAACGAGCCGTACCGCGATGAACAGAACTTTGATAAAAGACCACTTGCTTTTCTGGGAAACACGAGTACATTTGAACGTCATGGACAGCCTGAAAAAGTTGAACACATACCCAAATTTGTTCGTACTTCGCCATGCAACGATCATCAATTTTAACACCCAACGCTTCGTTGTTACAACGTACCTCCAGCTCCAATGTCAACACTGGGTATCATCATCAGTTCGGGCCGAGATTCCGAGATGGGGACGAAAAATACATACAGTAGTCGTAGAAAAAAATAGCATTTGCTGCCACTGCAAGGATCCTTTAATCAGTTTCATCGTTCTGTTTGGGTAACAGGTGTGAACGTACACCTCGTGTACTGTAGAATCTTGATATCTCGGAGCAGAACAGTGACGAATTCGACAGACTCTGGATTATCAAGCGTTATTGACTTGGCTCGACTTATCAGTGACATTCTTGAGGCGGATGATCAGGAAGCTATCCTGGGAGGGATGTCAAGGGGGCGAATCCGAGTCCTGGAAACGCTGGATCTAATATTTATACGGGCAATTGCTGTCTCCCGAGACAGCTGTGTCAGATCAAATAATTACGGaatatcttcttcttccattgGCTAGTCCAATTGCGGCGCTCGTATATGAACTTAGAAGACCATTACAACGGTAAACATACTAGTCATGATTATGTGTAGACCCGAGGAGGGCCATTCCAAAGGTTCGTTCTAGACATGTTAAAACTGTTTTGAGCTAAGTATAATCAGAACATGGGGAACGCTTTCAACATCCCCCTTGTAATGTTTCGATACACGTTTCCAAATACCTGTGCGCCGCAGGACTGCAGATCCTCATGTTGACGGGCACAGCTGTAGGAAGAAACTAACTCGCTCAAGGATGTCAGGAAACGGTGCCAGGTGGTAACTCCCTCAAAGATGACCCACATTCGCTGTGCTGAGTAACGGCGATGCCCCTATGCCCATCTGATCAAATGCGAGGCTAATGTCCGTAGTACCCCTTAGTTCGGATGTCGACCTGCACAGAAGTAAAATGGAATTATTTGGAGAGAGCTGAGTGGTGAGGGAATAGGGatccttcaaattcaaaacgGAAAGTTCGTTAGACTCAACATACGCAACGATGCATGACAAGGATCTTCTTCAGCGAACAGAGGCGCTTTGCAGCTTCCACGTTGCCTTGGCGCAATGTCATTACTGCCGAAGCGCTACGTATTTTGATTATTTATAGCACACATACTTAATTCATTCCCGCGATTCAAACGCTATGACAAACCAGACAAAACAGAGAGAGGTCATCCTTTCACATCGCTTATTCTCCCCTTATATATAATCGTTTTTTGTACGTCTTATCTTGTATATTTACCGCCCGTAGTACTCTTGTCTTACAGTCTGAGGCAAGCGCTTAATGTTCATGAGCCTCAATACCTGTTTGTGAAGTGTAATATCAGTACTAATAGTAATACTATATATATGTGTACATCCTCTACCGTCATTATCATTTCCACCGAAGTGTTATGGTTGTCAGGATCTTTAATTTAATATAAAAACTTAGCGCCCCCGACCGGGCCCGACTCGGCAGTCAGCAATGTGTATTCTGTAATCAGAAAATAAGATTGTAAGGTCGCAGGAATCTTCAGGCAGGCGATGGTAGTCAATAACCCTAGTCACAGGAGTTATGACTCAGAGTCAATGACCATCAATATGATTTACTAACGCGTAACCAAATAGCTGGTACAGAATACACTGCAAAAATCTCGCCCCTCTTGGATACAGATAGTACAATGCATGTAGCCGTGACCACTTCCTTCCAATCCCTTCTTCAAAACCGTCGTATGAAGGTGAGAGTCGGGCGACAGAAATTACAATCCTTTTAGAAATCAAAGATTGTTAACGCTTAAGACGAATAAGGTATCTATCTAAGTGGCTGCCACACGCTACGCTCCTCTCTATTCCAACAACTTCTCGATGCCCTTCCTATTCTACAAAACAGATCTTTTTATAATATTCTCCATTTCACCTATATTCCTTTCTATCTAATCGTTTCTCTATTCTCCTTCTAAAAACGTCACACAAATCATTAATAATGCAAACATACACCTACAGCTTATCCTCTAGATAGACAAACCCTGATACTTGGTGCATAGTAGATACCCTAGCGTAGAAAGGTGAGGAACGCTCACCCGTGCGTCTTAGCACATAGATTGCTTGCTGCACGATAATAAATAGATTACAAAAAAAAGTGGCTGCTCGTTCTGTACAACGTCATATTTCCAGGTTCCTACCAAATACGCTGGGTTGATGAGAACGGCATTTGCCGGCACGCCGCACACCACTTGATGATGCCGGATCAATGCCGGAATTGGAGTTCATAAACGGTCATTGCTTGTGCGAGCACTGTCAGTATAACAGACAAACCATCATTTTCAAAAAGGTTTGCAATTGCAAGTGATATAAAAAGACAGTTAAATGGATAATATACCAATTTTTTGTGATTTCTAAGGAAAGAAAACCTTGCGACGACGAAATTCTTTACTACGGTGGTTGAATGGCTACGTCTGAATATCGTTTGTTCTGGAGGAGCTAGAGTTAAATCTTGAAACAGTTCGATGCGTTTCCGCCCGTGACCTGTTGTACAAGAGCATTGTCATTAATAATAAATAAAGTATAGCAGATGCCAATAAAATGTCTCTGGTGACTTACCACACCTGCATTGCAGCAGCCAATGACCTGCCGGTCAGACCCGCAGAGGGATGTAAGCTGAGCACAATTAACTAGCAAGATTTAATAGATGTTCCTGAAGGATGATTGGTAATTATATGCAAACTTACTCCCTGCACCGCCCAACGTGGTCGACAAAGGGTTTAAAATGAAGCCACAGCATGTAAGTACGCATGCGCTTCCCATATCACTAGAGGGTACAGTGGCAGCGGCAGCCATGTAGAAAAAGGTAGTTTGCAAGCTAAGTGCAGCAGAAAGGGTCCAGGCGCTGATTAGTTTCATACTACAATTTGCTCTGGATGTTGCCTGGAGGAAAGTATTGTGCTGATAGTAGTGCTTTAGTCTCAAGAATGCCTCCTATTTAACCATCTCAGGATTTGGAGCTTTACTCATCAAGGCGTTTTAAACTACAATTACTGACGTAAAGAAGTTTTAATAGACTTCACTGGATCGAAGCAAATAGACGAAATACATAGGATATGGCTTGGATACTGGAGTTTATGATCTCCAAAACAGTCATTTCTGACGCATATGTATACAGTTAAATGTCGTGTTATTGCTACTGAAAGTCCTGGTCAAGTGTTTCAAAGTTTGGCTTTCAATCCTTTAAACCAACTCTTCGAATTCTTTGCGCGAGATTCGTACTGCTCTTGTAACACGCGACGAAGTACCTTTCCAGTAGGTGACTTGGGAATCTCATCGACGACTTCGATACCTCCTCTGAGCCATTTATACTTACTTAGGTTAGCCTTGTGCCAGCGGTCTAGCTCCTTGATAACCTTCTCCTTACCCCAACCTTTCTTCTGATCTTTGCCGGTTGCGCTAAGTACTACCCAAGCTCTTGGTATCTTTTCGTCGTTAGTACGTCCACCACTTACGCCCGCAACTGTAGCATCAATAATGATTCCTTCCGGATGCGAGAGCAGACAATTTTCGATTTCCACCGGGGAAACTTGGGAGCCAGATACCTTCAGTGTATCCTGAATAATATATTAGCTAAGTTTGTTGTCTTCAAGTTAAGGTTCAGGGTATTTTACTCACTTTTGCCCTATCAGCAAACCAGAAGTTTCCGTTTTCATCAACCCTGAATCGATCACCTGTTCGTAACCATCCTCCCACAAACGTCTCGCTGTTGGCTTTGGGATTGTTCCAGTATCCGATGGAAATATTTTCAGAGCGCAGCCAAAGATACCCTTCTTCGTTTACGTTGCAATCAATATCGGAGGACGGCAGTGTGGATGACGGAGGGacagcttcttcatccttcAGAAGTCGCGCTTCCATTCCAGGCAGCAAAACTCCGGTGGAACCCTCAATGCGTCTGAGTCTACCATCAAGCATTCCATCTAGCGGCTGGACCATGGCGCCGATAGTCTGTCGATGGTTAAAATAAATAACGGGAGTTTgaatgagaaagaaagagtcATACAGCTTCTGACATTCCGTACCCTTCCGTCAAATTTACCTCCGCTGATGTGTGTTTCATTAATTTCTTTGCGAGGTTGGGTGGTAGATAGGCCGCGCCACACATGATACTTGATACACTACCCAGGTCAGCTTTGTCGATATTGGGATGATTTACAAGTTGATGGATGAGAGAAGGGATCATGGTTAGGGCAGACACCTTATATCTAAATGATGTCAGCCTGTATTAAGATAGCCGGATATAGTTATGAAGATATTATCTACCTGGAAATTGCGTCGAGAGCGACATCGGCATTCCATTTTGGAAGGATAAGGAGCGTGTTTGGAACGAAAGTGCACCGAAAACTATACGCATGGAGTCCGTACGAATGGTGCAGTGGTAGGATGGCAAGCGTCACAGGAAGACCATCTGGGCtaggaggagcaggaggctGCCGCAGAGGACATTATTAACTACATTCCGTAGTAAACCTGAACATATTCTTACCGTGTAAACCTGTACTGTGGCCTCGAAGAGTGTTAATGCCTGTGCCATGGCGTAGATAAGATTCCCGTGTGATATCATGACAGCTAAGAAACGATGATCATTGAAATTATTGCAATGAATACTTCAATGTGAAGGTAAACACCTTTGGGAAGGCCACTTGTTCCACTGGAGAACACGAGGTATGCCAAAGTTCTTCCTGTTGCAGGCTGTATCGGAACCGTCTTGATACTGCGCTTTCGTACAGTCTCTATGATCCCTGACAATGATATTCGAGTTTGGTTTCGAAGGTTGGACTTGGTTCCGTTGGGTTTGAGAATATGAATGTAGTCGAGCTTCAATCCAACCTTCTCTGCTACAGGAAGCACTGAGGAAAGAAGCTTTTCATCAACGAAGAGGCGTGTGgcctttgacaatgtcagtgcatggGTAAGTTCGAAGGGTGTACTGTAGGGTGAGATTGGGGCAAACGGTATAGTTGAACGCAGACATGCGTGGATGACGGTAATGTATTCCTAAGGTGAGCTTATTGTAAGCGGGATATGACTCTCTTCAGCTAATAGCACTGACCGATGAGTTTTCGCCCATAATTCCAATAATCTCCTTGCCACCCTCTTGGTTGACATccccgacgccgacgcccTCATCCCAGCCCTGCAAGCCTAGACCCCCTTGCTTTACAGGTGCACTAAGACCAGTACTCAAGTCGTCGATGTTTCTAAGGTAGTCATCATACATCAGGCGTCTGGGGAGTCCATCCTTATTTAGGGTACCAAGATCGATGTGTACTGTAAAGTTTGGCCATGCTGTCTGATCCGGCctcttgaagaagaaattgtGAGCGTTTGAAGCTGGAAATGGGGCGGGATTGGGGAACATGGAGTTGAGATACATATTGGTGGACGGTGAGGAGGACAGAGATCTATCGATGTGGGGAATTTAAATGAGATTGTGGGGAATATCACTGGTAGCCGGAGCAGGTATACTTTGGAGAAAGATGGTAACAATTACATGAAGACAGCTTTCTCCTTGGTCTGTCTTTATATCGTATGCACACGGACGAGATGCCGATGTGTCACCCATCGGATGCATACTATAAGCACTGTTCCATCTTCCCTTCTGGTAAGTATTACGATCGGAATATAACGAAAAGCTATCTTTACATGCCACTTACCTGTGATCGTTGTTTGACTATATTGCTACACAACTATAGCATGTTCTTCTACTAGTAGTACAAACCCCTCAGTGCATTTGAAGTAGACGTGTAGCACTATACTGAAGTCAATTGGAATAAATATGCTGGAAGAGAGTCGCTTAGAAAGCTGCGAGAACGCCAACGGAAACGACACCCGAAATGATTCAGGGGTCGAACCTATGAATAGACTTCTCTCGGGGAGGACACTCGGATGGGTTGATGGCCGAGGAAATCAGGATCTATGTCAACAACTGATTATGTAATTTATAAATAGCTTTTAACCCAACGGGCACATGGTGTAGTTGGTTATCACGCTCGCTTAGCATTTCATGATATGCGAGAGGTGTTGGGTTCAATTCCCAATGCGTCCAATTTTTCCTTGGTCTTTCAAGGTCTTCCAAAAGGAACCAACAAGTGCCTTAGAGGATGTTTCAACGTTGAGACCAATTTTTGCGTCTCAAATCATGTATACATGAGATTTTGAGTCTCCAATCTACGAATCGGAACTGAGGGAGACCCCAATAGCGTGTCCTGGCTAAACACAATCTTTGGGTCTTAAATCTTTAGGTCTCAAATCAACGAAAGGGACGAGAAAGGACTGTCGCGAGGTTCGCGAAGACACACACTTGTTGGGTTCAATTCCCAGTGCATCCATAGTTTTTGCACTTTGATACCTTCAAACAGGAATGGATATGAACGCCCCTGAGGCCGTTTCCACGCTGATCTTCTCGAGGTGATAATTGCTAACACGATCCAAATGTCTTGGGTTaggaataaaataaaacttCCAAGAACCATTTAGGCATGATTTATTCTGGTTGAACCCAACACATTTGGGCTAAAGTTGAGTGTTTCTTGGTAGCTTAAAAATTGTTGctttaaaatcaaatcaataCATTCTTGCCATAGCTGTAACGACCTTTTCTCTGACGCCATTCTCCCAATCGTCCCAACATAAACCCAATACGACGCTGTCAACACCAGGACACCCTGCTCTTGGATCGCCCCCTCTTAATTGCCTCCCATTTCCAGCACTAACGGCCACTTTTCCAGGAGGAAATACGCGGTTCCACCTCAAGACCGTTTCGAATACGAACCCCATTTGCTCCGCCGTACGCACGCTTGCCTTGTTCAGCCAATTCGCGCGCCAGGATACGCGCCGCAGGCCGAGTCCGCTCGACGCTGGTAGGTCCAGTGCATagtgcagcagcagcccgACGGCGTGCGTGGTGACGTGCGTGCGCTGGAACGGCGGGAAGACGATCGCGCACCCGATCTCGGTCTGTAGATCTGTGACGGATGTATGTGTGAGACCGATGATGCCCGCCACAGGCAGTGCGGCCTTGGTTTTGTCAAAGATGACAAAGGTGACTGATCCAGAGTCGGCGCGGATGTTCGCGAGGTAGCCGTTTGTGAACGCGTCCAAGTCTGCAAAGGGTTCCATGGGTAGCAGGTCGAATACCCGAGGATATGCTTGCATTTGTTTGAACACAGGAAGAGCATGCTCCGAAGGCTACAATGGTTGCGATATGTTACTGTAGAATGTATAATGCTAGAAAGGACGTACAACGAGAGGTACGAGTTTAACCTTGTCGCTCTCTAGAAATGGAGGCAGAGGGAAGCAAAAGTTGCTATCCTGTGTGGACATTGAAGGAATATGTCGGGACCGTTCGGTAGCACCAACCAAGTGTTTGCTTTTAAGTCAGATAAGAAAATGAGTTGATGAGAAAATAATAATCCTAGCGGTGATGTTAGATAATGTCAGATGGCTTCACTGCGGCTCAGCATTTGCGTCGTACTGCGGACATAGCGCGTGTTGTAGGTTCATATTCTATCGTCACGTCCGCAGCCGAGAAACTGCATGAAATATCTAGCTTGTGATGTCGCAAGTTAAGAGATAATCTTAGAAAACAATTAGCGGGAAATCTAAGTGTATATTTGCGCAGGCGGATATGCTTGAAGAGACAGACACTCGGTGCTGACTTGTTCCTGATAATTTCATGCATTTAGTCCTCGAACAAACCCAAACCAGCTCCAAATACATCGTTGTACTCGTTCCGACCAAGTGCCTTGCTCAAAGCCGGGCGCACGACAAGAATTCCAGCGCATGCAAACCCAATGCATAGCGTCACAAGCAGTAGAAAATCTCGTGCTTGAGATGTCCATCAGCAAGATGTGGGATAAGATAACTGGCACGGGGGAACTTACATATTCCATCCTCCTGTATTACTCGATGTTTTGTACACGCATCAATATCGGCAGAGACCCGTCTGTGTCTTTTGCGGGTCTTCTTCATGATGCTCTTGAGTTTGATCTGGCTGTTGTTGGTCACGTCTGTCATTGGATTATTATCTTGGTCGCCTTTCGGCTCTTGATCCACTgctcttccctttcccttttcctgAGCCGAGTAACGAGGAGGGTACGCGGTCGTGGTGACTGTAGATTCGGTTGCAGAGGAACGGTCTGCCAACGATACCGTGGAGCTGCCTCCCGAACTTCCAATGCTGCTCGTGCTAAATCCGTCTTCCACAAGAGTAGGCCACGGGAGTCGTGCGCTTTTCGGGAGACCACTCAAGGGTGTACGAATGTCGTTGGTGGAAAGTGAGATCCCAGATGACGAACTCGCACTGGATTGAGAAACGGAGGAGCTTCTGGATATCAGTGATGGGCCCTCAGTACCAAGAAATGGTGTGGTGGCAAAGCGCGCATCCTCTATAACCGTCATAGCTGTCGCTGTGGGAGACTCCTGTTCCAAGTTGTAGTCTGAACTCGAAGGAGATGGAACACCACGGCTATCACTTAGCAGAGGACTGATGACA contains:
- a CDS encoding Acyl-CoA ligase AFT1-1 gives rise to the protein MYLNSMFPNPAPFPASNAHNFFFKRPDQTAWPNFTVHIDLGTLNKDGLPRRLMYDDYLRNIDDLSTGLSAPVKQGGLGLQGWDEGVGVGDVNQEGGKEIIGIMGENSSEYITVIHACLRSTIPFAPISPYSTPFELTHALTLSKATRLFVDEKLLSSVLPVAEKVGLKLDYIHILKPNGTKSNLRNQTRISLSGIIETVRKRSIKTVPIQPATGRTLAYLVFSSGTSGLPKAVMISHGNLIYAMAQALTLFEATVQVYTPPAPPSPDGLPVTLAILPLHHSYGLHAYSFRCTFVPNTLLILPKWNADVALDAISRYKVSALTMIPSLIHQLVNHPNIDKADLGSVSSIMCGAAYLPPNLAKKLMKHTSAEVNLTEGYGMSEATIGAMVQPLDGMLDGRLRRIEGSTGVLLPGMEARLLKDEEAVPPSSTLPSSDIDCNVNEEGYLWLRSENISIGYWNNPKANSETFVGGWLRTGDRFRVDENGNFWFADRAKDTLKVSGSQVSPVEIENCLLSHPEGIIIDATVAGVSGGRTNDEKIPRAWVVLSATGKDQKKGWGKEKVIKELDRWHKANLSKYKWLRGGIEVVDEIPKSPTGKVLRRVLQEQYESRAKNSKSWFKGLKAKL